One Gloeobacter morelensis MG652769 DNA window includes the following coding sequences:
- a CDS encoding putative 2-dehydropantoate 2-reductase: MIERARRYAVLGTGAVGGYYGALLQRSGFEVHFLARSDCEHIARYGLAVRSPMGDFVLPKVHVYSEAGTMPRCEVVLVTLKATHNHLLASMLPSVVAQGGTVVLMQNGLGGEAEIFPWAAGAQILGGLPFICVNKTAPGQIHHIDYGLVTLGAFGPDYAPQGQSPVLLQVAEDLQQAGIAVETAADLMLARWRKLVWNIPYNGLSVLLNARTDQLMENPATAALAEQLMAEVKAGARACGRDFPDAFIEKMLDHTRAMQPYRTSMKIDAEQGRPLEVETIYGHPLRIARRAGAQMPRVEMLYRQLQFVDARIRTVGKVATRA, encoded by the coding sequence ATGATTGAGAGGGCTCGCCGCTACGCCGTCCTGGGCACCGGGGCGGTGGGGGGATATTACGGCGCTCTATTGCAGCGGTCCGGCTTTGAGGTGCATTTCTTGGCCCGAAGCGATTGCGAACACATCGCCCGCTACGGACTTGCAGTTCGTTCGCCGATGGGCGATTTCGTGTTGCCGAAGGTCCATGTCTACAGTGAGGCTGGGACGATGCCGCGCTGCGAAGTCGTCCTGGTGACGCTCAAGGCCACCCACAACCACCTGCTGGCTTCGATGTTGCCCTCTGTCGTGGCGCAAGGCGGCACCGTGGTGCTGATGCAAAACGGCCTAGGGGGCGAGGCGGAGATTTTTCCCTGGGCCGCGGGTGCCCAAATCCTGGGTGGGTTGCCCTTTATCTGTGTCAACAAAACGGCTCCTGGTCAAATCCACCATATCGATTACGGTCTGGTAACGCTTGGAGCCTTCGGCCCAGATTACGCCCCACAAGGGCAATCCCCGGTATTGCTGCAGGTCGCGGAGGACTTGCAGCAGGCGGGCATCGCCGTCGAAACGGCGGCGGACTTGATGCTCGCCCGTTGGCGCAAGCTGGTCTGGAACATTCCCTATAACGGTCTTTCTGTCCTGCTCAATGCGCGTACCGACCAGTTGATGGAGAACCCGGCCACCGCCGCCCTCGCCGAACAACTGATGGCGGAAGTCAAGGCCGGTGCTCGCGCCTGCGGCCGGGACTTCCCGGATGCGTTTATCGAGAAAATGCTGGACCATACCAGGGCCATGCAACCCTACCGGACCAGCATGAAGATCGATGCCGAGCAGGGCCGCCCCCTCGAAGTGGAGACTATTTACGGCCACCCTCTGCGCATCGCCCGCCGGGCCGGGGCACAAATGCCCCGCGTCGAAATGCTCTACCGGCAATTGCAGTTCGTCGATGCGCGCATCCGCACAGTCGGCAAAGTTGCCACCCGGGCCTGA
- a CDS encoding DUF4142 domain-containing protein, whose amino-acid sequence MGKRRLAFVCALALSCGPLPAFAQALPPLQAEPQSPTPQAQTLPAEDADTGLLRLTAEYGIRQIALAQLAMQASTNPRVVEYARQIILFHTGIHGSLSELASQKGVTLPQSPNTIASEARTSLLELNGRLSALNGMRFDEAYLDATGGDHRAFVEACERLGAAGNDFKIKAFTTSNKIKVQTQIAQASALARTVVPTAAKTAPRK is encoded by the coding sequence ATGGGCAAACGCAGACTGGCTTTTGTGTGTGCCTTGGCGCTGTCGTGTGGGCCGCTTCCCGCTTTCGCCCAGGCGTTGCCGCCCTTGCAGGCGGAGCCGCAATCCCCGACGCCGCAGGCACAAACGCTCCCTGCCGAAGACGCCGATACTGGACTGTTGCGCCTGACGGCCGAGTACGGCATCCGGCAGATCGCCCTGGCCCAACTAGCCATGCAGGCGAGCACCAATCCGCGCGTGGTCGAGTACGCCCGCCAGATAATTTTGTTTCATACCGGCATCCACGGCAGCCTCTCAGAACTTGCCTCCCAGAAGGGCGTCACCTTGCCCCAGTCCCCGAACACGATCGCCAGCGAGGCGCGCACCAGTCTGCTCGAATTGAACGGTCGCCTCTCGGCACTTAATGGTATGCGCTTCGATGAAGCCTACCTCGATGCGACAGGGGGAGATCACCGGGCCTTTGTCGAGGCGTGTGAACGCCTCGGCGCGGCAGGGAATGATTTTAAGATCAAAGCCTTCACCACCAGCAACAAAATCAAAGTCCAGACGCAGATTGCCCAGGCTTCGGCCCTCGCCCGCACTGTAGTGCCAACCGCCGCCAAGACCGCTCCTCGCAAGTAG
- a CDS encoding SOS response-associated peptidase, with protein sequence MCGRFTLAASPEAVAAAFELPEAPPLTPRYNIAPSQPVCAVRTGESTRREAVFLRWGLIPSWSKDPAIGNRLINARAETLAEKPSFRAAFKARRCLVVADGFYEWQRQDGKKQPFYLRLQDARPFAFAGLWERWEPGEGPTVETCTIITTAANAVLAPIHERMPVILAPDDYERWLDPSLHQVEALLPLLRPYPPEAMHSHPVDMRVGNPAYDDPRCVEPVD encoded by the coding sequence ATGTGTGGAAGATTTACCCTCGCCGCTTCGCCGGAGGCAGTGGCTGCGGCCTTTGAACTGCCGGAGGCGCCCCCACTGACACCCCGCTACAACATCGCTCCCAGCCAGCCGGTCTGTGCAGTGCGCACCGGCGAGAGTACCCGTCGCGAGGCGGTTTTCCTGCGCTGGGGACTGATTCCCTCCTGGTCAAAAGATCCGGCCATCGGCAACCGGCTTATCAATGCCCGCGCCGAGACCCTGGCTGAAAAGCCTTCGTTTCGCGCCGCCTTCAAAGCCCGCCGGTGCCTGGTGGTGGCCGACGGATTTTACGAGTGGCAGCGCCAGGACGGCAAAAAGCAACCGTTCTACCTGCGCCTGCAGGATGCCCGCCCCTTTGCCTTCGCCGGTCTATGGGAGCGGTGGGAGCCGGGAGAAGGCCCAACCGTCGAGACCTGCACGATTATCACCACCGCAGCCAACGCTGTGCTGGCGCCTATTCACGAGCGCATGCCGGTGATTCTGGCACCGGACGATTACGAACGCTGGCTCGATCCCAGCCTGCACCAGGTAGAAGCGCTGCTGCCGCTGTTGCGGCCTTACCCGCCCGAGGCCATGCACTCCCACCCGGTTGATATGCGGGTGGGTAACCCTGCCTATGACGATCCCCGCTGCGTCGAGCCTGTGGACTGA
- the glnT gene encoding type III glutamate--ammonia ligase: MTVPLSELARAKGIRYFLISFTDLFGTQRAKLVPTQAIDAMAASGAGFAGFAAWMDMSPADPDMFAHPDPGSVFQLPWQPEVAWMPADLLTPEGTAIAQTPRLVLKRVLKLALELGYRVRTGVECEYFLLAADAVQIADSRDVQSKPCYDQQALMRRYTVISEICDAMNALGWGAYQNDHEDANGQFEMNWTYADALVTADRHAFFKYMVKTVAEKHGLRATFMPKPFMHLTGNGCHTHLSVWDSEGKVNRFDDPRGELGLSPLAYHFIGGVQHSAKALCAFANPTVNSYKRINAPITTSGATWSPNTISYSGNNRTHAIRIPEPGRFELRLADGAANPYLLPAALTAAGLDGIAHQRDAGPRRDNNSYTNPLPPQSAKPLPANLLDALRALESDTVLSEAMGADFVASYLKLKHREWQDYCARVTPWELEHTLDC, from the coding sequence ATGACCGTTCCACTTTCAGAGCTTGCCCGCGCAAAGGGCATCCGGTACTTTTTGATCTCTTTTACCGACTTGTTCGGTACCCAACGGGCCAAACTCGTGCCGACCCAGGCGATCGACGCGATGGCCGCCAGCGGTGCGGGGTTCGCGGGCTTCGCCGCCTGGATGGACATGAGCCCCGCCGACCCGGACATGTTCGCCCATCCCGACCCAGGCTCGGTGTTCCAACTGCCCTGGCAGCCGGAGGTGGCCTGGATGCCGGCGGACCTATTGACCCCCGAAGGCACGGCGATCGCCCAGACTCCGAGGCTGGTGCTCAAGCGGGTGCTGAAACTGGCCCTGGAGCTGGGTTATCGCGTCCGGACGGGCGTCGAGTGCGAGTATTTTCTGCTGGCGGCGGACGCGGTTCAGATTGCCGACTCCCGCGATGTTCAGAGCAAACCCTGCTACGACCAGCAGGCGCTGATGCGCCGCTATACGGTGATCTCGGAAATTTGCGACGCCATGAACGCCCTTGGGTGGGGTGCCTATCAGAACGACCACGAGGATGCCAACGGCCAGTTCGAGATGAACTGGACCTACGCCGACGCGCTGGTGACCGCCGATCGCCACGCCTTTTTCAAGTACATGGTGAAAACCGTTGCCGAGAAGCACGGCCTGCGGGCCACCTTTATGCCCAAACCGTTTATGCACCTCACCGGCAACGGCTGCCATACCCACCTCTCGGTCTGGGACAGCGAGGGCAAGGTCAATCGCTTCGACGATCCTCGGGGAGAACTGGGCCTCTCGCCCCTGGCCTATCACTTTATCGGCGGTGTACAGCATTCGGCAAAGGCGCTGTGCGCCTTTGCCAATCCGACCGTCAATTCCTACAAACGCATCAACGCTCCCATTACCACCTCCGGCGCCACCTGGTCGCCCAACACCATCAGCTACAGCGGCAACAACCGCACCCACGCCATCCGCATCCCCGAACCGGGCCGCTTCGAGTTGCGCCTGGCCGACGGAGCGGCCAACCCCTACTTGCTGCCCGCCGCCCTCACCGCCGCAGGTCTCGACGGCATCGCCCACCAGCGCGATGCCGGCCCGCGCCGCGACAACAACAGCTACACCAACCCTCTGCCCCCGCAGAGTGCCAAACCCCTGCCAGCCAACCTGCTCGACGCCCTGCGCGCCCTGGAGAGCGACACCGTTTTGTCCGAAGCGATGGGTGCGGATTTTGTCGCGTCTTACTTGAAGCTCAAACACCGCGAATGGCAGGATTACTGCGCCCGTGTCACTCCTTGGGAACTGGAACATACCCTCGATTGCTAG